Below is a window of Humulus lupulus chromosome 9, drHumLupu1.1, whole genome shotgun sequence DNA.
ttaacagataatgAACCTTTCAtaacttaaacaggataggtgcatggtgattagtcaccaacataaccttcttcatgaccatagagtcataaccttggaacatcattccctagccatgtgacaagcagtcaccggggccctgtgccctggctttgagtaactagtcatagactagccaagcgcttataagtttcatcgaccttagggtcggtccagcattaatgccatagagccattcaatgccgatatcgattagatctaatctttacttGGCCCTGTGTTCATAACGCTATGCCATCCCTGACTTTTAGGTCAGTAACCTTGACTAATCAGTACATgtacaagtatacaacattcactagcatataatatacaatccatgtccacatttatcaaccaacatgcctcagtaataatcacgcatgtcatatacatatacatggtgcagctgtattcatacactgttttcttacctcagattcgagttaaaatgataaaaagaacgacccttgagagcgatcaacctttagtcctttagcggtcacctaatcataaccaaacacgggatatcattaataataatgatcaacataggtttccacaccaatatcttacctccgagagatcaatccaaactaatccaagtagtagggacacacccgaggcccataactaagttcccggggtcaaaacgagcaaacggggcgaaaacagggcaagggctgcagccctggcaccttgggccgcggcccccagagttTTCTGAAGCAAGGGCCGTGGAGCCCTCCatctagggccgcggtgcccagcaagtacAAAAActtccacctgcttcttcgaagcagggccgcgacaccccaagaacagggccgcggccctcaactctgggccattcccaaacgtattttaaacactccaaagcctccaaaatcatacctaaacattccccaatcatcaaaacaaagttcccaagcttcccaatacttcaAAACCCTCAAACGAACCGAAaacccaacgattcacaaaatctattcaaagcttagaaactcggaaaaactcaaaacttaaaattcGATTACCtacgattgggttgttttccgtcgaatccttcggttaagaagcttctaatctttcctaggatcgctatgcctcgatcctcgcttgattccgactcctagaactcacgATTTCCTCAAAAATGCTTCGGGTGGCGAAAATGAACTAAAGAGAGAGAACGAATGGTTTTCtgatcgtacgttctatctgacaactacttcaagcttaagtaacctcaaataaaacctagtgctcgggatcccaaaaatacccccggggaaattatagtcaaaacctcagaAATTTCAccatgatctcaaatattcccaatttatcatcaaataaacatttctattacccaaaaattgaccccgttatgacaaaactgctaatccactctatatgaccgtctcatgccgaatagctcgaatatatctccataataatggaatctcattcacaaatcaagttatgcaccaaaatacacatattcaccctcaatgggccaaattatcaaaacaacatagttattcaaatgtggacccacatgcacgcatataacatcatagcataatataattcacatatacatgcatattatcaactaatggcataattaaacaaatatggccctcccgacctactattcccaccgttaaaccatatcggagaattcggggcattacaatgtgcgtcgtcaatcatttcatctaatggatcccagttctcctccactatattcctcctcactccttttggtctacttggcagagttggagcaatcggagctatctccccatggtaataccaaattgtgtaactcttgtcgatcccattgaaatataagtgttctttaatctttttaagatccatctttttaacatttccacacttaagacatggacaataagtaaaatttgggtctttcacattttccgaacaaaaccttaagaacaaatcgaccctgTTCCTATATttcgcagataacctattcgctgacatccactgtttatccatatattctcctatgtctatggaaaagaaaagaaacaacactaaataagcacgtgataaagttgtatgtctatataaaactaattttttattatcctagataaaatcgagcagcatttcccctataatagtgacctaaccatctgcatgtgtataacataacaaacaattcaaacaacatatacaataagtttcttccttataagatgtctatattaaactaattatttattatcctagataaaatcggccagcatttcccctataatagtaacctaactatctgcatgtgaatagcaaaacaaacaattcaaacagcatacaataagtttcttccttatagctctgcagcacacaaccaaatttctcagaacctacttcactaaaacacacaagttctcaaccttccgttatcatcgcagcacacaattttaatctcagaacatacttcactatggatgaatatttaagatattcaaactcctttaacatttgtttaataatattaaaagtagaagtaagagaatatatatgtacctcttgcaatcaataatccaaaagctagcaaaattacttcacttagtaatcaaattcgctattaaatccacaaaccaataaaattaaattaataaataataaataaaatatcactaaatatctagcaatatataacgtattattgtaattttagaaacttaattacctcaaatgtgtgattgatataggaattttgatgcaaaatactctctaaaatctcaccaaaaaaatcacaacctatgaaattaaattaattaatatgttaaacattactaaacaaatatcactaaatatctaataatagtaaatgatattggtaaacaaataaaaaaaatcattatgtgccactaattataacctcaacaaaaaatcaatataaaatttcataacctaaaaacttaataatcaacaaaaacataaaaattttcatatatttatattttataaattatttaataaatgtattttaatataactatatatataacaaaatagttacaattttaaaaaaaaattcaaatatacaaaaatatatctaaatttcgaaataaaaaattataaaaatttaaaaaaatcatgaatatatatactctaatgaaatctatacaatgtgataggttaaattaaaaaaaaaactaaaaaatcataaatccctaaaaaacttccatgaaaaaactacaaaatcctacaatgtatataaaaaaatgcataaaaatgtaaaactaacacaaaatcatgtatattactcatcctaatgctaaacctatgattttttttttcaaaataattaactaaaaatcaagaaaattaaaaaaaaaacttacctaaAAATGCAGCCCCAATTCGGTTTGCTCTCTGGTTCGTGTGTGTGAGGAAGAAGACTGGAATAAAGAGTAATATAAGagggagacatccaacgtctctcactgggagacgtgccacgtgtcccacgtctcccaacgggagacgttggatgtacccatgaccacttccccagcctatttccaacgtcttccaccatttttaatgtcttccaattgtagtcattaatataaacttttaatgtcttacaccattagacatttaaaacctctgataagttttaatgtcttacaccaatagtgtaagacattgtagggagtcattgtatatcaaatttgttgtagtgaataCAAACTTGGTActctatatttttaataatactcATGTTGTATCATGTAATTTGAAACTATATGTACATTTGACACCCGTACCTCAAATTTaatcaataaaattttatcagTATGACCAAACTACCATCAATTATATGAGattcaaataaaaatttaattatttaactacaTATTACTAAGGACAGTTTagtcatatttataaaatttaattgaTCAAATTTGAGTCCAAATACTAAATATGTAAAATTTCAAATTACAGAGTACCAAATAAACATTATTAAGAACATAGAGTACCAAGTTTGTTTTTGGATAAAACACAAAATACAAAATGATTATTTAACCTAACTTATATCAatttattcttattatatttgtATCTATGAAACAAATAACCAGTAATAAATCAAATAATCTACACTGCACGCATTGAAAACAAAACTGATGACAACAAAAGTAATTTGCTAGCTAAAAGATTTAGAGTGTTGACGATGCGATCTCTAGCGCCCGTCATCAAATGGATTCAATATCGGTTGAGTTTGCATGCTGTCATACATAGCAGTTGTAGCACCACTCGAACCACATTCAAGATCATAACCACTGTAAGGATTAATTGGAAGTTTTGCCCCAAGCAAATGTTGAGATTCTTCAGTGTCTAGATGATCAACGTTCATCCATGGATGCTTTGACATAGCTCGTAATCCCTCTAGCTCCATAGCTACTTCTTTCATGGTAGGTCTATCATCACCTTTTATCCTCAAACATCGTTTTGTAAGATTTGCAACTTCTTTAATTACCTCCATATTTCCATCATTGAGGATATCATCATCAATGAATTTGTTAAACTGATCATCATCTTTCAAAGAGAGGAGGGACATTGCTAGGACTTGACTAACATTGTTTGATTTATCAAAAGAAAAGGCTTTCTGCCCTGTTAATAGCTCCCCTAGAACAACTCCAAAGCTATACACGTCACTCTTTTCAGTAAGTTGGCTTGTTTGCAAGTATTCAGGGTCTAAGTACCCAACTGTGCCTTGCACCAAAGTTGATAACTGATCTTCATCTATAGGAATTAACCTTGACGTTCCAAAATCTGACACCTTTGCTATGAAATTTTCATCCAAAAGTATGTTCATTGTCTTTATATCTCTGTGAACAATTGGGGTATTGGTTTCATAGTGTAAGTATGCTAAAGCTCCTGCAgtttcagttgcaatcttcaatCTCAATTCCCATGAAAGTGAGGTATATGCTTCATTGCCTTTATTGTGGATATGTTGAAAAAGAGTTCCATTGGTAATGAATTCATAAACTAAGAGAGGTACTTCGGTCTCCAGACAACATCCTAAAAGCCTAACCACATTTCTATGGTTAATTTGCATGAGCAGAATTACCTCATTGATGAATTGTTCAATTTGCTCAGTTGGGACTATTTGAGCCCCAAATTTGGACTTTTTTATGGCGACCACCTTGTTGTTTGGCAATATTCCTTTATAAACTATTCCATAACCTCCTTCACCAATGACTCTACTTTCATGGTAATTGTTTGTTGCCACTTCTAGCTCTTTCGCTGTGAAGATTTTAGTTGTCTCAAAAGGTCCTTTCTCAGTACTTGATAGTCTTTGTTGTAACATCAGCCCACCACTTTGTTCAAAGAACTTCTCTTTAAGCATAatcaattttctttttcttattcccCAACATAGCATCAGGCTCATTGCAAAGAGACTCAGGAGGCCTATACTTACACCTGTATGTAATATCTAAACGTTATgataaatgaaaataataattaatttaataagaacgtttttattactttatcattaaaatttaatatggtatatatttttatttaactttCAAATATTTCTTTATTCTCTAATATAAGTTCAATTTTAGTCAATAATATCATTAATGTTAAGAATAATATTGTGAATGATGAGGCTTATAAGGCAATACGAGGATGACCAAACTAAATCCTAACTACTGTATATGAGTATATAACTATTTGTTACTAtgtattttatcgaaatacaaacttagtatattttattttcaataaggcTCACTTGGTACTCTATAATTTGAAATCGTACACATTTGGTACCCTAGACTTAAATTTGAACAAGAAATAGCacatatttagtaccctaaattcaaatttaatcaAACTATTATCGattatatgagttccaaattcaaatataattacTTAATTTAATATAACTGATGTCATTTTGgccatattgataaaattttatttattaaatctgagtctaggatacccaatatgtatgattttaaattaTAGGGTACTAAATGAGTATTATTGTGAACACATGGTACCGAAATGAAACTttacaaaaacacagggtaccaaattgTTACTTACCCAACTAAAAATGACATACCACAACATATAGATAAGTTATAactctaattatatatataaatgacagTGCACATTATAGTTATAAGAGACCTCCcacaattttttagaaaattgtaAATAGTTTAGGGTGTTGAAATTAGGATTTAAATAGCTTGTTATACTTGTGCCTATTTTGATTTTTATATGCGCATGCAATAGCTAGCTAGGTTGTCTGAATCATTATTTTAGCATGCTAaattatctataatttttttaaatcccTTATAACTATAATGCAcatcattatttaaaaaaatattgggaatacAATTTATCCATGTGCTATAAATAAAAAAGAGCCTATCAATATGccattttaagagacgtactGTAgtctatcaatatatatatattagatacaaatAATGTGCAATAtatacgtttgcttagttttatttatagaattttacaattatttttattaaatttatattaatctcatataaatttcaaataaatatcttattttaattaaataatttatttatttttgtttgagtttgtatttgttctagtttttgaatttaggagtgacaacaagagattttatattatatgttttaagaaagtaatttgttgttaattgacagtagattatattatatgtttaatatgatattattataataagtgagtttaagtttaattaaattttatttaaattataaaacgtataattttattatttttaaataattatcagtataaaatatctcaaaaatatcaaattttaatttgtttaattatttattttattttatttaagtttaagtgtttacaaactactgttaaatatacgaatattctgttaaatgtaagaatatttcgttaaagttaacataaaaaaaataaaaacctgttaaaactaagaatttccattatctacacacttattatatagatatatatatatatagatatagatatttGGTTCACAAATTATTAAATTTGCAAAGTGTTATTCAGTGCAGATTTTGTAGAAAAAGTTTTATGATTCACCTAATCCAGAACCGCAATATTCTTTAAATAATAGATAGGGAATTTATTCATTTAGTACCATATATTTTACCAAAGTATAACTTTGTTGCCCTCTATTATGAATAATATTAATACATAATCATAAatttgcaaaataaaaaaaaatgatagccTGAACTTAAATTTAATCACAAATAacaaggtaccaaatgagtatattttCATAAATAACAAAGTATCATTTTATACCGATATTCAAATTACAGGATACCCAATAATTATTATCGAGAACACATGATTATCTAgtatcattaaaaaaattaacctaGTTATATTACttctattttataatttttattcttatcatcatgatttttcatgcatATGTAAtttggtttaaaataaaaaataattagattATTTTCTGCTGCGAAAACAAAAATTAGATTATTTCCATTTGTTATAACTATCAATTTTACTAATATTCATTTTACAAATTGCAGCAATTATAATCGTACCATATCATCCACAGATATTATAGCtgctatatatttaaataaaattagtgTATACCACATTAATAATAAGTCATGGATCATCAAAATGGATTATTTTAACTCAATGATATTAAAAGCGCAGTTCAACCCTCCTTTTATAAACGTATGTGTGGGTCTATTTTATcttaatttcatttttttcttcttcttatgcTCGATAAAATAATGTGGGTCACACttatttttcttatattaattttttatttatttcagatTTTCGAATAATGTGAACCTTACgaattttaaattgattattataGTTAAGTCAATTAAAGACGATTATATAGTTTAGTCATACATACCAAACGTCCTGTATGTggatatctttatatattataaatatgagtttAAGAAAATTTGTTGGTTTCGGTTAAACTTAacattttttatattgttttctaATACAGTTACATTCATccaaataagataaataaatataaaaaagttatttaaataagataaataaattaaaaataaaaataataaataataaataaattataataatttctcatcacatattttaaaatttcatattaaagtatttaaaattctctattaattatgttttaaaaactataacaaaaaaatatttatgtgttttatttttttctttcttttattaataatttattttatcacttaatatattttgtttatccaaacatatatgtaatagtgacataaaacataaatatatatttcttattttatcttttagttttttaatgagaaattacttattttaattgttctagccattaattgaataatatatatttatatataaatttttgttcactttaagttttttttattgaataatttaaaatttgatcaaataaactttttaaattcatacttttaatttagaatttcttaatattttattatattgaatatttttttccacaagaaaattagaaaaaaggtattttaatttaaaattaaaattaccatatataatatatgaatcaaaacataaaaaataccaaaatttaaattattatgaacactaaatttaaaactaataaatcaaataatttactttaaaactagaatgcaTCATATTTTTAGAAAAAGACTACGATATTGACAGTGTTTTGTCAACACCGGTGTTGACAAAATTAAATTGCTTTCGGCATGTGGATAGTTATAAGTTATAATTTTTCACTATCACAGTGTATATTGTAGTCATTTAGAACATCTCACAAATTTTTtaagaaattccaaataatttacagtaccgaaaataaggttcaaacaaTACAATTTTCCACATGTGTTCTGTTTTTTAGTGCACACGAGCAACAAGCTGTTTGAATCTTGTTTttggcaccgtaaattattcaaaatttcttgaaacttTGTGGGATGTTCTAAATGACTATAAGATACATTGTCATAATGAAAATTTGGAATTTATAACTATTCACATGCTGAAATCAATTTTTGTCTACACCATAGTCGTTCTccatatttttatatgtaaaaagtGTGTATCTAACGGAATCTTGGTTTAACGATATTTTTAGAtaaaaattatgatattatttatttcttttaagattatagataatattttggcttaattttttatattatttgtatcattcttttataatatatgacatattttgtttttttaaaatttaattaaaaaatataataaattttaaataaaattaagtaaagGTGCTTACACGTTATTTAtatttactaatatatatatatataggggaattctcctttAGGTGCTTCATTTTAAGCCCTATCAGTatggctctcagtgtttacaatccgtgaacagttttcggcgcgattttttttatgaccgtgtatattgtagctatttagagtatcctgcaaattttcacaaaattccgaatagtttacagtaccgaaaactaggttcaaacatgttgttgcacgcgtgactaattttttttatgtgcgtggaaaacaacatgtttgaacctagttttcggtacggtaaactattcgaaattttctaagaatttgcaggatgctctaaatagctacaatatacacggtcataaaaaaagtcgcgccgaaaactattcacgggtcgagaaacactgagagccctaccggtaaggcttaaagtgaagcatGTATAgaagaattatcatatatatatatatatatatttatatatcataGTCTAGCTAATCTAGCTACCTATTTAATTACCATTTAAAAAAATTGCGATCGCTAGCCAGCTACTACtctttatatattattttgtgGTTCCTAATTTCTTTTAAGAGTCAAGTCGTGTGGAATTTTTACCCTTTAAAAaacattaaaaagaaaaaaaaataagcatACAATTTGATTAAAGTACATATACGTACCCAAAGGAATGTAGACGATCAGAGCTCTATGTGGTCCATTTCTGACTCTACCGCAAGTTGTGTGATTAACTGGTTCGTATCCCTTTAGGCATGTACAGTTAAAGCTCCCATTTACATTAATACACTTTCCATTGATGCATGGGTTTGGACCCTTGCACTCGTTAATATCTGAATCAAAGAAAGAAGATCAATACGCTTCAAAGGAGAGATATAGTAAAGTAATCTATTCATAGAATATTAATAAATTGTTactaataactatatatataaatagtgaACGTAACGAGACTATATTTAgttactaaaaataaaaagatcaTATTAATCTATTTATTTTTGCGGAATATCAAATAATTAAAAGTAACAATAATACAATATATTGGATTTATAGTCCACTCGGTCCACTcagaattttattttattggaGACATAATgacaaataaattacaaaattatattaGTGGGAATGTACAAATGGACATATAGGAAAGGGGCAAAACACAAaacgaaaaaagaaaagaagttaGTGgacatttttcaattttttatattGACAATAATGCTGATACACAATATTTATATACATAATTGAGTAAAAAAAGATAACACCAATATGATAGtataatttaatttcttttttaatattaattatttgagcCCTTTTCAAGTGAATAT
It encodes the following:
- the LOC133802452 gene encoding wall-associated receptor kinase 2-like — encoded protein: MGLLHGILLLHLVVTAVIMINLRRAEAQTPDDRCRRRCGNVDIPYPFGIGASCYLNKKFNITCNESTSPPKTYLRTGNIQVSKISIIDGELKVLQHIAKDCYDKNGSQSRNDKLWARLSLSSFTISTTKNKFTAIGCDTRALIQGFQGEHRYRTGCMSLCDRAGDISYETCSGVGCCQVMSIPPRLNNFTVRLSSYNKYLNTTGGIERCSYGILAEESQFKFSKKSFQEFEKRTFFPLVVDWSIGELPCEKARKLKNFTCHLETSECLNSNSSNGYLCRCLPGFIGNPYHPNGCQDINECKGPNPCINGKCINVNGSFNCTCLKGYEPVNHTTCGRVRNGPHRALIVYIPLGVSIGLLSLFAMSLMLCWGIRKRKLIMLKEKFFEQSGGLMLQQRLSSTEKGPFETTKIFTAKELEVATNNYHESRVIGEGGYGIVYKGILPNNKVVAIKKSKFGAQIVPTEQIEQFINEVILLMQINHRNVVRLLGCCLETEVPLLVYEFITNGTLFQHIHNKGNEAYTSLSWELRLKIATETAGALAYLHYETNTPIVHRDIKTMNILLDENFIAKVSDFGTSRLIPIDEDQLSTLVQGTVGYLDPEYLQTSQLTEKSDVYSFGVVLGELLTGQKAFSFDKSNNVSQVLAMSLLSLKDDDQFNKFIDDDILNDGNMEVIKEVANLTKRCLRIKGDDRPTMKEVAMELEGLRAMSKHPWMNVDHLDTEESQHLLGAKLPINPYSGYDLECGSSGATTAMYDSMQTQPILNPFDDGR